The genome window CGAAAAGCGCCTGTCGCCTGAGACCGGTCCCCCTCGGTGCCACCTGTCCCGCCTCTAGGGGCGTAGCCTGCACCCTATGACCCCAACTGACCTGTGGCGACTGGCCTGGCGCGGCCTGACCCGGCGCCGGGTGCGCACGTTTCTGACCGCCCTGGGTATCACGGTGGCGGTGGCCAGCATGGTCATCTTTCTGTCGCTGGGCGAGGGCATCCGCAAAGTGTTTGTCACCGAATTGGGCGGCATTGGCCCGGACATCCAGGTCAGTCTGACGCCGCTGTCGCAGGGCCTGGCCATGCACCCCAACCTGCCGCAAAAGACCGTGCAGGACCTGCAGGCGCTGGCCCCGGACCTGGGTATCCAGACAGTTACGCCAGTCATCATGGCGGTGCGCGGCAGCCTGGACCCCACGCAAAGCGCCGTGCTGTACGGCTTGCCGGCCGAGAATGGCGGCATTGGCGCGGTGTTCCCCAACTCGAAGGTTGCGCAGGGCCGCACGCTGCAGGCGAGCGACAACCCGGCCGGCGCGGCGGTGGTGGGGGCCAAAGCCGCCAAGAATCTGAACCTGGGGCTGGGCAGCCGCCTGAACCTCAACCGCCGCTCCAGCGTCAAGGTGGTGGGCGTGTTGGCCCCCGAATCTGGACTGGTGGACAACTTCATTTTCCTGCCGCTGGCCACGTTGCAGGCCAGCGAGGGCGCACAGGACCGCGTGTCGCTGGTGGCCGTCAAGCTGAACAACCCGCGTGAGGCCCGCGACGTGGCCGGCCGCATCTCCGAGCGGCTGAACCTGGAGGCCGCCACGCAATCGGATTTCCTCAGTTTTGTCGAGCGGGCGCTCAGGATCAGCGACGCCGTGCGCTTCGGCATCTCGCTGATTGCGCTGGTGGTGGGCGGCTTGGCGGTGGCCAACACCGTCATGATGGGCGTGTTCGAGCGCACCCGCGAGTTCGCCACCCTGCGGGCCATCGGCGCCCGGCCGTCGTTTGTGCGCGCGCTGGTGCTGACCGAATCACTGCTGCTGTCGCTGGTGGGTGGGGTCTGCGGCGTTCTGCTGGGCTTGCTGGGCATTGCGGGCGTCAACTTGTACACGCAGGACCTCGCCGGCATTGACGCGGCGGCCCTGACCCCGCGCCTTACGCTGTTGGCGCTGGGCATTTCCTTCCTGCTGGGCCTGCTCTCGGGGCTGTTGCCCGCGCGCAGTGCCAGCCGCCTGAACATCACCGAAGCTCTGGGGAGGGTCTGAGATGACCGCCAATTTTCCAACCCTTAGCGTGCAGAACCTCTCGCGTGTCTATCCCAGTGGCGACGGCCAGGTGCAGGCGCTGGCGCCCTTCAGCCATACCTTTGCCCCTGGGCTCACGGCAGTGGTGGGGCCGTCAGGCAGCGGCAAAAGCACCTTGCTGAATTTGCTGGCGGGCTTCGAGACCCCCACCACAGGGCAGGTGGAGGTAGGCGGCACCAACCTGACCACGCTGGGGGAGGCCGCGCGCGCTGACTTCCGGCTGGCGCACTACGGCTTCGTGTTTCAGAACCACAACCTGGTGGGCATTCTCAGTGCGCTGGAGAACGTGGAGTTTCCGCTGGCTCTGGCGGGCCACCCGCCCAAAGAGCGCCGTGCCCGCGCCCGCGAACTGCTGGCGCTGGTGGGGTTAGAAGGCCGCGCGTCGCACCTGCCGGGGCAGCTGTCGGGCGGCGAGGCGCAGCGGGTGGCCATTGCCCGCGCCCTGGCCGGCAACCCCAGCGTGCTGCTGGCCGACGAACCTACGGGCAACCTCGACACCCGCACCGGCGAGCGGGTGCTGGCCCTGCTGCAAGAAGCGGCCAGCGCAGGCCGCACGGTGGTGCTGATCACCCATGACCGCGATGTGGCCGCCCAGGCGAATCATCACCTGAACGTGCGCGACGGCGTGGTGAGTCTGGGAGAGCAGGGGAGCCTGGTGCGCTGAAGTGAGTGGCCTGTGGCCTGACACAGCCGCGCGAGTCTCTGCTGATGTGCAGCGGGTGCGGCCTCCTTTTCAGGACGGTGTGTTGTTGCAGGAAAGGTGGGGCGGCGTGACTCACAGCGGAACTCAGCGTGGTTGAGGGTCATACCCCTCAACCACGCTGAGGCGAACAAAGTGAGTATCCGTAAGAGACAGCGGCGAAAGTGGAGTTGAGGGGGGTTGTTGGCCCATCAATGGAACTGGCAGCCGCTGTCAGTCTGTCGAGTCACTTCGTTTGAGGAGCTTCCCTCAAACATCACAAAAGACCGCCATCAGAGAGCAGCAGTCTCTCGCTCACTTCCTCCTTGAGGTCAGCGGTTGGGGCTTGGCGGCGTCCTTGAGAACAGGAACTGCTCTTCCCCTGCGAACACCAGGGCTAACCGGAGCAAAATGCAGCGGCTAGAGGCTCTTCGCTCTGGCCGCTGCATTCGGAGAACAGCTCTAGGGCGCCTGGCCCACCCGCGTCTGCGGGCCGCGCAGCCACAGCACGCGGCCGCGTTCGTCCTTCAGGCGCACGACCACCTGCACGGGTTCACCGGGTTGCCAGGCAGAGACGTTGCGCCCCCAGGCGCTGCCCTGACCGTTCCCAGCGCTGCTCAGGGGCGACTTCCAGAGGGCCGAGCCGCTGACCACAAATACCCCGTCCAGTCGCACGGCCGGCAGTGGCGTGCGCGCCGAGGCCAGGCGCACCTTCACCCCAAACCCCTGCGAACTGGCGGCGGGGGCCGTGCCCACCGTCAGCACCTGCCCGCCTACGTTCAGGGCGGTGGGAGCGCCCAGCAGCTGGTCAACTCCCGGCGCCGCAACCTGGGCGCCGCAGGCAGTCAGGGCGAACCCCAGGAGGACAGGCCAGAGGGCTTTCATGGCCGCAGGCTACCTGAGAAGCACATGGGACACATGAAGATGTGCAGCCTGTGGGCTTACCAGCTCAGGTCGGGTGGAGTCACCACGCGGTCGGCGGGCTGGTCGCTCAGCAGCGTGTAGGTCAGGATATAGGTGCCCGGAATCACTCGGGTCAGCACGATGGTGTCGCCTTCAAATCGGGGGTTCACGTTCGCCAGACTGGGCCCCTGCACCTGAAGGGGACCGCGCACGGCCGGCTGGGCGCCCCCCGCAGGCAGCGGGTCCCCCAGGCGGACATTGTCCAGCGTGCTGTCCACCGTCAGCACCAGGGTGACCAGATAGCCCTGGGCAGCGGTCTCCACGCTTTTTTGCAGGCTGGCCCGCGCGCCGCCCTCGACCGTGCGGGTGACGTTGGCGCTGCCGGGGCTGCGCACCCGCGCCTGGCCAGTGGTGCTCAGGCCGACGGGGTCCAGCGTGGCCTGGGCGGTGTCAGTGCGGCACACCCGCACCGGAACTTTCAGGCGCAGGGGCTGGGTGCCGCTAAATTCGCCGGCCACCTCCAGCGGGTAGTCGCTGGTCCAGCCGCCCGGCAGATTCAGTTGCAGGCGGCCCGGCAGGCGGTAGGGAAAGTCGGTCTTGGCCAGGGCCGTCAGCTGGGTGACGTCGCAGGCGTTCAGGAGGTCGGGGGCCGTGACCAGCGTCAGGTCTGTGCGTACCCGGTACTCGATGGTGACGCGCCCAGCGGCGGCGTCCGTCACGCGGCCAGGCAGCGGGCGGGTCACGGTGCTGCCGGGAATGACGGTGGGCGTCACCGGGTAGTCGCCGGGCGCCAGCGGCACGGTGGCGGGCGTGGACAGGGTGCGGCCCGCGACCTCGAACGGCACGCCGGTCAGCGGCAGGCGCTGGTCGCCGTACAGGGCCACGGCGTCCACCACGAGTTGCCCTTCCGGCGCGCGGGCCACGAAGCGCACCTTGTTAAAGCCCGGCTGATAGCGGATTTCAGTCGGAGAGACGATGTTGCCGGTCCCCGCCACCAGGGCGCTGCTGACAGGCACGTACCCGGCCGGCAGCGTCGGCCGCACCACCGTGTCGCCCACCAGCGTGTACGA of Deinococcus betulae contains these proteins:
- a CDS encoding ABC transporter permease encodes the protein MTPTDLWRLAWRGLTRRRVRTFLTALGITVAVASMVIFLSLGEGIRKVFVTELGGIGPDIQVSLTPLSQGLAMHPNLPQKTVQDLQALAPDLGIQTVTPVIMAVRGSLDPTQSAVLYGLPAENGGIGAVFPNSKVAQGRTLQASDNPAGAAVVGAKAAKNLNLGLGSRLNLNRRSSVKVVGVLAPESGLVDNFIFLPLATLQASEGAQDRVSLVAVKLNNPREARDVAGRISERLNLEAATQSDFLSFVERALRISDAVRFGISLIALVVGGLAVANTVMMGVFERTREFATLRAIGARPSFVRALVLTESLLLSLVGGVCGVLLGLLGIAGVNLYTQDLAGIDAAALTPRLTLLALGISFLLGLLSGLLPARSASRLNITEALGRV
- a CDS encoding ABC transporter ATP-binding protein; the encoded protein is MTANFPTLSVQNLSRVYPSGDGQVQALAPFSHTFAPGLTAVVGPSGSGKSTLLNLLAGFETPTTGQVEVGGTNLTTLGEAARADFRLAHYGFVFQNHNLVGILSALENVEFPLALAGHPPKERRARARELLALVGLEGRASHLPGQLSGGEAQRVAIARALAGNPSVLLADEPTGNLDTRTGERVLALLQEAASAGRTVVLITHDRDVAAQANHHLNVRDGVVSLGEQGSLVR